The following are encoded together in the Juglans microcarpa x Juglans regia isolate MS1-56 chromosome 2D, Jm3101_v1.0, whole genome shotgun sequence genome:
- the LOC121249577 gene encoding probable isoprenylcysteine alpha-carbonyl methylesterase ICMEL2, which yields MRLRENKAMHGTSWIQIPSQITAVNFLRSKYQSHTDHTAFLPPYNSISGHPHCSLPSLRFLHSYLRSIVMNDVDTKPLLSSKLSNYTDAANSHQRRRRASANPSSGRPSPGRAQSFSRDFGHAAAETYLVTRLTFTLLRYLGVGYRWMTRLAALGCYALLLMPGFLQVAYYYFFSSQVRRSIVYGEQPRNRLDLYLPANSDEPKPVVIFVTGGAWIIGYKAWGSLLGQQLAERDIIVACIDYRNFPQGTISDMVKDASQGISFICNHIAEWGGDPNRIYLMGQSAGAHISACALLEQAINESEYGKRESISWSVSQIKTYFGLSGGYNLLNLVDHFHNRGLYRSIFLSIMEGEQSLQEFSPELKIQDSSIRDAVSHLPHFILFHGTSDYSIPADASITFVDALQRAGVQAKLVLFEGKTHTDLFLHDPLRGGKDELFDQLVAVIHAGDKEALSKDAMAPPRRRLVPEFLLQLARKISPF from the exons ATGAGGCTGCGAGAAAACAAAGCAATGCACGGCACCAGCTGGATTCAAATTCCCTCTCAAATAACAGCAGTTAACTTCTTGCGATCCAAATACCAATCCCACACAGACCACACTGCCTTCCTTCCCCCCTATAATTCCATCTCCGGCCACCCCCACTGTTCTCTTCCGTCCCTCCGTTTTCTTCATTCATATCTGAGGTCCATAGTCATGAATGACGTCGACACTAAGCCCTTGCTTTCTTCCAAGCTTTCCAATTACACTGATGCCGCCAATAGCCACCAGCGCCGGCGCCGAGCATCAGCTAATCCCTCCTCCGGGCGCCCATCCCCCGGCAGGGCTCAGTCTTTCAGCCGAGATTTCGGGCACGCCGCCGCAGAGACTTATCTCGTCACCCGGCTCACCTTCACCCTCCTCCGATATCTAGG GGTAGGGTACCGATGGATGACAAGATTAGCTGCTCTTGGTTGTTATGCCTTGCTACTTATGCCCGGTTTTCTTCAAG TggcatattattatttcttctcAAGCCAGGTCAGGAGAAGTATTGTTTATGGAGAGCAACCAAGAAATAG GTTGGATCTATATTTACCTGCAAATAGTGATGAACCCAAGCCAGTTGTCATATTTGTAACTGGTGGAGCTTGGATTATTGG GTACAAAGCGTGGGGTTCTCTTTTAGGACAGCAATTAGCAGAACGAGACATAATAGTGGCATGCATTGACTACAG AAATTTTCCTCAGGGAACTATTAGTGATATGGTGAAAGATGCTTCTCAGGGCATCTCATTCATCTGCAACCACATAGCTGAATGGGGGGGTGACCCTAACAG GATATATCTAATGGGGCAATCGGCTGGTGCGCACATTTCTGCTTGTGCTCTCTTGGAGCAAGCAATCAACGAATCTGAATATGGGAAAAGAGAGAGTATTTCTTGGAGTGTCtctcaaataaaaacttattttggATTATCTGGAGG GTACAATTTACTCAATTTAGTCGATCATTTTCATAACCGAGGCCTCTATCGCTCCATTTTCTTAAG CATTATGGAAGGTGAACAGTCTCTGCAAGAATTTTCTCCTGAACTTAAAATACAGGACTCAAGCATTAGGGATGCTGTTTCTCACCTGcctcattttattctttttcatggAACTTCAGATTATTCCATTCCAGCAGACGCCAG TATAACTTTTGTAGATGCTCTTCAGAGGGCAGGAGTCCAAGCAAAGCTAGTCCTGTTTGAAGGAAAAACGCATACAGATTTGTTTCTTCAT GATCCTTTGAGAGGCGGGAAAGATGAACTGTTTGACCAGTTAGTTGCTGTGATACATGCTGGTGATAAGGAAGCTCTTTCTAAGGATGCTATGGCCCCTCCAAGAAGACGCCTTGTGCCTGAGTTTTTATTACAGCTGGCTCGCAAGATCAGCCCCTTCTAG
- the LOC121249578 gene encoding uncharacterized protein LOC121249578 has product MGEESPEGQQRVKRIAAAAYDYENDSRWADYWSNILIPPNMASRSDVVDHFKRKFYQRYIDPDLVVDAMSSTGSSQPARPAAPSSASTTSSNDQARPRNAGSTTRTSGTSSTMGPNPSSLRWDQQTIQFSMNAWVFVVAVLAIFPLIPRNLSQRAYRLSFMGTACSSLYSVYSLYGKPRAWNLQALQVYFQSIIATKDFIYFIYCLTFVTSNLCLKFSLIPILCRALEHVAKFLRRNFSRSSLYRKYLEGPCVWVESNTTTLSIVSSHAEIGLGFLLIVSLFSWQRNLIQTFMYWQLLKLMYRAPVTASYHNSVWTKIGRTVNPLVHRYAPFLNTPISAVQRWWLR; this is encoded by the exons ATGGGTGAAGAGTCACCGGAGGGTCAGCAGAGGGTTAAGAGAATAGCGGCGGCGGCCTACGACTACGAGAACGATTCCAGATGGGCCGACTATTGGTCCAACATCCTCATCCCTCCCAACATGGCCTCCCGCTCTGATGTCGTTGACCACTTCAAACGCAAGTTCTACCAGCGCTACATC GATCCTGATCTCGTGGTAGATGCTATGTCTTCTACCGGTTCATCTCAGCCAGCAAGGCCAGCAGCTCCATCCTCTGCTTCAACAACATCTTCAAATGACCAAGCTCGACCGCGTAACGCAG GGTCAACGACTCGAACTTCGGGGACATCGTCAACTATGGGCCCAAATCCAAGTTCTCTACGCTGGGATCAGCAAACTATTCAGTTCTCTATGAATGCTTGG GTGTTTGTTGTAGCTGTGCTTGCAATTTTTCCACTGATACCTAGAAATCTTTCACAAAGGGCATATCGGCTTTCCTTTATGGGCACTGCATGTTCCTCTCTATATTCTGTGTATTCGCTATATGGG AAACCAAGGGCATGGAATCTTCAGGCTTTGCAAGTTTATTTTCAGTCCATTATTGCAACCAAGGATTTTATCTACTTCATATACTGCCTTACCTTTGTGACTTCAAATCTTTGCCTCAAGT TTTCTTTAATTCCCATCTTATGTCGAGCACTTGAACATGTTGCAAAGTTCCTTAGGCGTAATTTCAGTCGGTCCTCCTTGTACAG GAAGTACTTGGAAGGACCATGTGTTTGGGTGGAGTCAAACACAACCACCCTTAGCATAGTGTCTTCACATGCTGAGATTGGACTTGGCTTCCTCCTAATTGTCTCTCTGTTCTC GTGGCAGCGCAACCTTATACAAACTTTCATGTACTGGCAG CTATTGAAGCTCATGTATCGTGCCCCTGTCACTGCAAGTTACCATAACAGTGTATGGACTAAGATTGGGAGGACTGTCAATCCGCTTGTCCATCGCTACGCGCCATTCTTGAATACTCCAATTTCTGCTGTCCAGAGATGGTGGTTGAGGTAG